In Primulina huaijiensis isolate GDHJ02 chromosome 4, ASM1229523v2, whole genome shotgun sequence, a genomic segment contains:
- the LOC140974867 gene encoding uncharacterized protein translates to MAPSRMTNQDTSRIQEENDTHLSGAGGPPPTGPRHTINLTPEDLAKIDHAQKEQEEARREEERESSAGSNSPTVAEELEELRKKGCPFSDAIIREPLPGNFKSARVKDYDGSSDPEEHLARFENMAMLHCYGDQIKCKVFLATLIDSAQRWFEGLTPQSIHCFEDFQKVFLHQFSSSKKYKKTAFSLFEVKQGQDENLRAYIKKFNRVALEVPACAPETKVTAFMQRLWEGDFFRSLTKKFPGDFEDLLSQAEKYINMEEAQNQKREALKRSSGDRVVRPEERAHKKNGPGHFSHVPLRIARYQEIQECSSDIAPLPSPMARAPRPEKIGSCTLHKECSHNTNECRTLRKESSRRSMPASHPPQDKSRQPPWLSRRPGPNTPQKSTDTPIESRREEASSREEKSRQAERKGPSPSRGVIKMILGGSRDGDSNRARKARSRRECLEVDVSGRNEPVISFGPEDLRGVSLPHNDALVIQARVANYDILRVFVDNGSSVNVIFKEALVQMDLHEYQLEAVEISLFGFAGHAVYPEGEITLPLTLGTGDLRKTVLTVFTIVDAPSSYNIFLGRPAMNEMRAVASTYHQKIKFPVRGRVGEVKGDQPSSRKCFGETVRIDQKKARREGKGKESQGELAREREVHFVAEEEQEVVEIGPGKHVRVARDMCVSTRVNLLNYLKANVSVFAWSQKELAGVSPQVAEHKLNILPGSRPVKQKKRHFGPEKDKVIEEQVGELLRAGHIKEVQFPTWLSNMVLIPKATRKWRMCVDFKDLNKACPKDCYPLPRIDQLVDSTSGCELLSFLDAYQGYHQIPLTLEDQDKASFITSGGTFCYVVMPFGLKNAGATYQCLMNHVFQKQIGRNIEVYVDDILIKTREVSCFIDDLAEAFTTLKQYGIKLNPTKCIFGVKSGKFLGFLVTDRRIEVNPEKIKAIMDMPSPQSVRDVPKLTERIAALSRFISRSTHRSYPFFQVLRKAQKFGWDDKCEQAFQDLKKHLAELPILVKPKSGEKLWIYLSATEYVVSSVLIREEGADQKPVYYLSHALRGAELNYSETEKIALALVVTARKLRPYFLSHPIVVLTNSPLERIMTHAEVSGRMVKWTLELGEYDIEYKPRVAIKAQALTDFLIEMIQPGEEEVWRIFVYGASNLSGCGVGVVLIAPSGERIKLALRIDSRVTNNEAEYEAVLARL, encoded by the exons ATGGCTCCTAGCAGAATGACGAACCAAGACACCTCTCGAATCCAGGAAGAAAATGACACTCATCTTTCTGGTGCAGGAGGCCCGCCACCCACTGGTCCCCGACATACTATTAACTTGACACCGGAAGACTTGGCTAAAATT GATCATGCACAAAAAGAGCAGGAGGAAGCAAGAAGGGAGGAGGAGAGGGAGTCCAGTGCAGGCTCTAATTCTCCTACTGTGGCAGAAGAGTTGGAAGAGTTGAGAAAGAAG GGTTGCCCATTCTCTGATGCCATCATCCGGGAACCACTTCCCGGGAATTTCAAGTCAGCCAGGGTTAAGGACTATGATGGAAGTTCTGACCCTGAAGAACATCTGGCCAGATTCGAAAACATGGCCATGCTACACTGTTATGGGGATCAAATTAAATGCAAAGTATTTCTCGCAACCTTGATAGACTCAGCCCAAAGATGGTTTGAAGGGCTAACACCTCAAAGCATTCattgctttgaagattttcaaaaggtATTCTTGCATCAGTTTAGCagcagcaagaaatacaagaagactgcCTTTAGTCTATTTGAGGTGAAGCAGGGCCAAGATGAAAATCTGAGAGCCTACATCAAGAAGTTTAATCGAGTAGCTTTGGAGGTCCCCGCCTGTGCTCCAGAGACAAAAGTCACAGCTTTTATGCAACGATTGTGGGAAGGAGATTTCTTCCGATCCCTGACCAAAAAATTTCCCGGGGACTTTGAAGATCTTTTATCCCAGGCAGAAAAGTATATCAACATGGAAGAGGCGCAGAATCAAAAAAGAGAGGCCTTGAAAAGATCGAGCGGAGACCGGGTTGTCAGACCCGAGGAGAGAGCCCACAAGAAAAATGGTCCTGGACATTTCTCTCATGTACCCTTGAGAATTGCCAGGTATCAAGAAATTCAGGAATGCAGCTCAGACATAGCCCCGCTTCCCAGTCCAATGGCGAGGGCACCAAGACCAGAAAAGATAGGGTCTTGTACCCTTCACAAAGAGTGTTCTCACAACACGAATGAGTGTCGAACTTTAAGAAAGGAATCCAGTAGACGGTCTATGCCAGCATCTCATCCCCCCCAAGATAAGTCTAGACAACCACCTTGGTTGTCTCGACGCCCCGGACCTAATACTCCTCAAAAGTCAACAGACACCCCGATTGAAAGTAGAAGGGAAGAAGCGAGTTCCCGGGAAGAAAAGAGTAGACAAGCTGAGAGAAAGGGCCCTTCCCCAAGCCGAGgagtaataaaaatgattttgggAGGGTCCAGAGATGGTGATTCCAACCGAGCTCGGAAGGCAAGGAGCAGAAGAGAGTGCTTGGAGGTTGATGTGAGTGGGAGAAATGAGCCAGTGATCAGCTTTGGCCCAGAAGACCTCAGGGGAGTAAGtctaccccacaatgatgctCTTGTTATCCAAGCCCGAGTAGCTAATTATGATATATTAAGAGTATTTGTTGACAATGGCAGCTCTGTCAATGTCATCTTTAAAGAAGCACTGGTCCAAATGGATTTGCACGAATATCAGTTAGAGGCGGTTGAGATTTCCCTGTTTGGTTTTGCTGGACATGCCGTGTACCCTGAAGGGGAAATCACCCTACCGTTGACCTTGGGGACCGGGGATTTGAGGAAAACTGTGTTGACAGTCTTTACAATAGTGGATGCCCCGTCCTCATACAACATCTTCTTGGGGAGGCCAGCTATGAATGAGATGAGAGCTGTGGCCTCTACTTAtcatcaaaaaattaaatttcctgTACGCGGACGTGTCGGAGAAGTCAAGGGAGATCAACCCTCTTCTCGGAAGTGCTTTGGGGAAACTGTCCGGATAGATCAGAAGAAGGCGAGAAGGGAGGGGAAGGGGAAGGAGAGTCAAGGGGAGTTGGCTAGAGAAAGAGAAGTACATTTTGTTGCGGAAGAAGAGCAAGAAGTGGTGGAAATTGGGCCGGGAAAGCACGTCCGGGTTGCCCGAGACATGTGCGTGTCCACCCGGGTAAAtctcttaaattatttaaaagctaaTGTTAGTGTTTTTGCTTGGTCTCAAAAGGAATTAGCCGGGGTCTCACCCCAAGTGGCCGAgcataaattaaatatcctCCCGGGATCCCGGCCTGTGAAACAGAAGAAGAGGCACTTCGGCCCTGAAAAAGATAAAGTAATTGAAGAGCAGGTGGGAGAACTATTGCGGGCCGGCCACATCAAAGAAGTCCAATTTCCTACTTGGCTCTCAAATATGGTCCTCATTCCAAAGGCCACGAGAAAGTGGAGAATGTGCGTCGATTTCAAGGACCTAAATAAAGCATGCCCCAAAGACTGTTATCCACTCCCCCGGATTGATCAGCTGGTGGATTCAACCTCCGGATGCGAGTTATTAAGCTTCTTGGATGCTTATCAGGGGTACCACCAAATCCCCTTGACCcttgaagatcaagataaagccAGTTTTATCACTTCCGGGGGCACCTTCTGTTACGTTGTTATGCCCTTTGGATTGAAGAATGCTGGGGCCACGTATCAATGcttgatgaatcatgtcttcCAAAAGCAGATAGGTCGGAACATTGAAGTATACGTGGACGATATTCTGATCAAGACCCGGGAAGTCTCCTGCTTCATTGATGATTTGGCTGAGGCCTTCACCACCTTGAAACAATATGGAATAAAGCTCAACCCAACTAAGTGTATCTTTGGGGTAAAAAGTGGTAAATTTTTGGGGTTCTTGGTGACTGATAGGAGAATTGAAGTTAACcctgaaaaaatcaaagcaataaTGGACATGCCTTCCCCTCAATCTGTTCGGGATGTACCAAAACTTACCGAGAGAATTGCAGCCCTGTCCCGCTTCATTTCCCGATCTACCCATCGAAGTTATCCATTTTTCCAAGTTCTAAGAAAAGCGCAAAAATTTGGCTGGGATGACAAGTGTGAGCAAGCTTTCCAAGATTTGAAGAAGCATTTGGCCGAGTTGCCTATTTTAGTAAAACCGAAGTCCGGGGAAAAATTATGGATTTATTTGTCTGCCACAGAATATGTTGTTAGCTCTGTGCTCATTCGGGAAGAAGGAGCTGATCAAAAACCAGTATATTATCTCAGTCATGCCCTTCGAGGAGCCGAGTTGAATTACAGTGAAACAGAGAAGATAGCCTTGGCCCTGGTGGTAACTGCTCGGAAGCTGAGACCATATTTCCTCTCTCATCCAATCGTGGTCCTCACTAACTCCCCACTCGAGAGAATCATGACGCATGCTGAAGTATCGGGCAGAATGGTTAAGTGGACACTTGAACTCGGGGAATATGACATTGAATATAAACCTCGAGTTGCTATAAAAGCCCAGGCATTGACAGATTTCTTAATAGAGATGATTCAACCGGGAGAAGAGGAAGTGTGGAGAATTTTTGTTTATGGTGCATCTAATTTATCTGGATGTGGGGTAGGAGTGGTCTTGATCGCTCCATCAGGAGAGAGGATCAAGTTGGCTTTAAGAATAGACTCCAGGGTCACCAATAATGAAGCTGAATATGAAGCCGTTCTGGCAAGATTATAG